One Bradyrhizobium zhanjiangense DNA segment encodes these proteins:
- a CDS encoding NADH-quinone oxidoreductase subunit J has product MILPALFFYLFAGVCVASAVMVIVSRNPVHSVLYLILAFVNASGLFVLMGAEFLAMILIVVYVGAVAVLFLFVIMMLDVDFLELREGFIEYLPVGLVIGGIFMFELLLTVGFWVINPGVSKTITAAIPANVSNTEALGLVLYTKYIHYFQLAGMVLLVAMIGAIVLTLRHKASVKRQDINVQNARTPEMAMAMRKVASGQGLSDADAAEWVK; this is encoded by the coding sequence ATGATCCTTCCCGCGCTGTTCTTCTATCTCTTCGCCGGCGTTTGCGTCGCTTCGGCGGTGATGGTGATTGTCTCGCGCAATCCCGTGCACTCCGTGCTGTACCTGATCCTGGCCTTCGTCAACGCCTCCGGCCTGTTCGTGCTGATGGGCGCCGAATTCCTGGCGATGATCCTGATCGTCGTCTATGTCGGCGCGGTCGCGGTGCTGTTCCTGTTCGTGATCATGATGCTCGACGTCGACTTCCTCGAGCTGCGCGAGGGCTTCATCGAGTACCTGCCGGTTGGGCTGGTGATCGGCGGCATCTTCATGTTCGAGCTGCTGCTCACCGTCGGCTTCTGGGTCATCAACCCCGGCGTCTCCAAGACCATCACGGCGGCGATCCCGGCCAATGTCAGCAACACCGAAGCACTCGGCCTCGTGCTCTATACGAAGTACATCCACTACTTCCAGCTCGCGGGCATGGTGCTGTTGGTCGCCATGATCGGCGCCATCGTGCTGACGCTGCGCCACAAGGCGAGCGTGAAGCGGCAGGACATCAACGTGCAGAACGCGCGCACGCCGGAAATGGCGATGGCGATGCGCAAGGTGGCGTCAGGGCAGGGGCTCTCGGATGCCGATGCGGCGGAGTGGGTGAAATGA
- the nuoK gene encoding NADH-quinone oxidoreductase subunit NuoK, producing MTIGLGHYLAVGAILFTLGILGIFLNRKNIIVILMSIELILLSVNINLVAFSTFLGDIVGQVFALLVLTVAAAEAAIGLAILVVYFRNRGSIAVEDVNLMKG from the coding sequence ATGACGATCGGGCTCGGACACTATCTGGCGGTCGGCGCGATCCTGTTCACGCTCGGGATCCTCGGCATCTTCCTGAACCGCAAGAACATCATCGTCATCCTGATGTCGATCGAGCTGATCCTGCTCTCGGTCAACATCAACCTCGTGGCGTTCTCGACCTTCCTCGGCGACATCGTCGGCCAGGTCTTCGCTCTCTTGGTGCTGACGGTCGCCGCCGCCGAAGCCGCGATCGGTCTCGCCATCCTGGTGGTCTATTTCCGCAACCGCGGCTCGATCGCGGTTGAGGACGTCAATCTGATGAAGGGCTGA
- the nuoL gene encoding NADH-quinone oxidoreductase subunit L, whose translation MVQAIVFLPLLGAILAGLISLVGAHARNPSGDTVEHHDEAHGNGANNGHVSAASIKEEGSVIHETHDEPGDHEPPAAGSRAAELITTGLLFVSAALSWFTLVDVGFMHHDARIQLLPWIFSGDLQVWWTLRVDTLTAVMLVVVTTVSSLVHLYSIGYMDQDPNRPRFFGYLSLFTFAMLMLVTADNLVQLFFGWEGVGLASYLLIGFWYQRPSANAAAIKAFVVNRVGDFGFALGIFAIFMLAGSTDFETIFHAAPGLTGKTINFLGWHADALTLTCLLLFMGAMGKSAQFLLHTWLPDAMEGPTPVSALIHAATMVTAGVFMVARLSPLFELAPNAQAVVMFFGATTAFFAATIGLVQNDIKRIVAYSTCSQLGYMFVAMGAGAYSVGMFHLFTHAFFKALLFLGSGSVIYAMHHEQDIRHMGGLWRKIPYTYAVMVVGTLALTGFPLTAGYFSKDAIIESAYAAHNPFAVYGFLMTVIAAGLTSFYSWRLIFKTFHGEPHDEHHYEAAHEAPIWMLIPIGVLAVGSFVAGLPFKELFAGHGIEEFFRESVKMNPHIIEEMHHIPETIAFLPTVMMVLGFLVSYLFYIRRPYLPVELAKTQPMLYQFLLNKWYFDELYDVIFVRPAKWIGYQLWKKGDGFIIDGLGPDGVSARVLDVTRNVVKIQTGYLYHYAFAMLIGVAGLITWFMFGFGGQ comes from the coding sequence ATGGTTCAGGCAATTGTCTTTCTGCCTCTGCTGGGCGCTATTCTCGCCGGCCTGATCTCGCTGGTCGGCGCGCATGCCCGCAATCCCTCAGGCGACACGGTCGAACATCACGACGAGGCGCACGGTAATGGTGCGAATAACGGTCATGTCTCCGCTGCCTCCATCAAGGAGGAGGGGAGCGTCATTCATGAGACCCATGACGAGCCGGGCGACCACGAGCCGCCAGCGGCTGGTTCTCGCGCGGCCGAGCTGATCACGACGGGACTGCTGTTCGTGTCGGCGGCGCTGTCCTGGTTCACGCTGGTTGACGTCGGCTTCATGCATCACGACGCGCGGATCCAGCTGCTGCCCTGGATCTTCTCCGGCGACCTCCAGGTCTGGTGGACGCTGCGCGTGGACACGCTCACGGCCGTGATGCTGGTGGTGGTGACGACCGTTTCCTCGCTCGTGCACCTCTATTCCATCGGCTACATGGATCAGGACCCGAACCGGCCGCGCTTCTTCGGCTATCTCTCGCTGTTCACCTTCGCGATGCTGATGCTGGTCACCGCGGACAACCTCGTGCAGCTGTTCTTCGGCTGGGAAGGCGTCGGTCTCGCCAGCTACCTCCTGATCGGCTTCTGGTACCAGAGGCCTTCGGCGAATGCGGCGGCGATCAAGGCCTTCGTGGTCAACCGCGTCGGCGATTTTGGCTTCGCGCTCGGCATCTTCGCGATCTTCATGCTGGCCGGCTCGACCGATTTCGAGACCATCTTCCATGCCGCACCTGGCCTCACCGGCAAGACCATCAACTTCCTCGGCTGGCACGCCGACGCGCTGACCCTGACCTGTCTCCTCCTGTTCATGGGCGCGATGGGCAAGTCGGCGCAGTTCCTGCTGCACACCTGGTTGCCGGACGCGATGGAAGGCCCGACCCCGGTCTCCGCGCTGATCCACGCCGCGACCATGGTCACCGCCGGCGTGTTCATGGTGGCGCGGCTGTCGCCGCTGTTCGAACTCGCCCCTAACGCGCAGGCCGTCGTGATGTTCTTTGGCGCGACCACGGCGTTCTTCGCGGCGACCATCGGCCTCGTCCAGAACGACATCAAGCGCATCGTCGCCTATTCGACCTGTTCGCAGCTCGGCTACATGTTCGTGGCAATGGGGGCAGGGGCCTATTCGGTCGGCATGTTCCACCTGTTCACGCACGCCTTCTTCAAGGCGCTGCTGTTCTTGGGCTCCGGCTCGGTGATCTACGCGATGCACCACGAGCAGGACATCCGCCATATGGGCGGCCTCTGGCGCAAGATCCCTTATACCTACGCGGTGATGGTGGTCGGCACGCTGGCCCTGACCGGCTTCCCGCTCACCGCCGGCTACTTCTCCAAGGACGCGATCATCGAGTCCGCCTACGCCGCGCACAATCCGTTCGCGGTCTACGGCTTCCTGATGACGGTCATCGCCGCCGGCCTGACCTCGTTCTACTCCTGGCGCCTGATCTTCAAGACCTTCCACGGCGAGCCGCATGACGAGCATCACTACGAGGCCGCACACGAGGCCCCGATCTGGATGCTGATCCCGATCGGCGTGCTCGCGGTCGGCTCGTTCGTCGCGGGCCTTCCGTTCAAGGAGCTGTTCGCCGGTCACGGCATCGAGGAGTTCTTCCGCGAATCCGTGAAGATGAACCCGCACATCATCGAGGAGATGCACCACATCCCCGAGACCATCGCCTTCCTGCCGACGGTGATGATGGTGCTGGGCTTCCTGGTGTCGTACCTGTTCTACATCCGCCGGCCGTATCTGCCGGTCGAGCTGGCGAAAACGCAGCCGATGCTGTACCAGTTCCTGCTCAACAAGTGGTACTTCGACGAACTCTACGACGTCATCTTCGTCCGTCCGGCGAAGTGGATCGGCTATCAGCTCTGGAAGAAGGGCGACGGCTTCATCATCGACGGGCTCGGTCCCGACGGCGTCTCGGCGCGCGTGCTGGACGTCACCCGTAACGTCGTGAAGATCCAGACCGGCTATCTCTATCACTACGCATTCGCCATGCTGATCGGCGTCGCCGGCCTGATCACCTGGTTCATGTTCGGCTTTGGAGGCCAGTAA
- a CDS encoding NADH-quinone oxidoreductase subunit M produces the protein MTTWPILSVTTFLPLVGTLIVYLSRGDDEAAQRNSRWIALWTTLITFAVSLILVARFDSSTADFQFVEKANWLATGITYHMGVDGISLPFVILTTALMPFCIIASWKVTSRVREYMMAFLILETLMVGTFSALDLVLFYLFFEGGLIPMFLIIGVWGGPRRVYASFKFFLYTLLGSVLMLLAIMALYWNGNTTDIPTLMHTAVPRSLQTWAWLAFFASFAVKMPMWPVHTWLPDAHVEAPTAGSVILAAILLKMGGYGFLRFSLPMFPLASHDFAPLIFTLSTIAIIYTSLVAMMQEDMKKLIAYSSVAHMGFVTMGIFAGTMQGVAGGVFQMISHGIVSGALFLCVGIVYDRMHTREIAAYGGIVNRMPLYAMTFMVFTMANVGLPGTSGFVGEFMTLLGTFKTSIPTAFFATSGVILSACYALWLYRKVVFGSLVKPSLMTIKDLTFRECLTLFPLIALTILFGVYPQPVLDMSAASVQQLVNNYNTAVTAVKAAALLQ, from the coding sequence ATGACAACCTGGCCCATCCTTTCCGTCACCACCTTCCTGCCGCTGGTCGGGACGCTGATCGTCTATCTCAGCCGCGGCGACGACGAGGCCGCGCAGCGCAACTCGCGCTGGATCGCGCTGTGGACCACGCTGATCACCTTCGCGGTGTCACTGATCCTGGTAGCGCGCTTCGATTCCTCGACCGCCGACTTCCAGTTCGTCGAGAAGGCGAACTGGCTCGCCACCGGCATCACCTACCACATGGGCGTGGACGGCATTTCGCTGCCCTTCGTGATCCTGACCACCGCCTTGATGCCGTTCTGCATCATCGCGAGCTGGAAGGTTACGAGCCGGGTGCGCGAATACATGATGGCGTTCCTGATCCTGGAAACGCTGATGGTCGGCACCTTCTCGGCGCTCGACCTCGTGCTGTTCTACCTGTTCTTCGAGGGCGGCCTGATCCCGATGTTCCTGATCATCGGCGTGTGGGGCGGTCCGCGCCGGGTCTATGCCTCGTTCAAGTTCTTCCTCTACACGCTGCTCGGCTCGGTCCTGATGCTGCTCGCCATCATGGCGCTGTACTGGAACGGCAACACCACCGACATTCCGACCCTGATGCACACGGCCGTGCCGCGGTCCTTGCAGACCTGGGCGTGGCTGGCCTTCTTCGCCTCCTTCGCGGTGAAGATGCCGATGTGGCCGGTGCACACCTGGCTCCCGGACGCACACGTCGAAGCGCCGACCGCCGGCTCGGTGATCCTGGCGGCGATCCTCCTGAAGATGGGCGGCTACGGCTTCCTGCGCTTCTCGCTGCCGATGTTCCCGCTGGCCTCGCATGACTTCGCGCCGCTGATCTTCACGCTGTCCACCATCGCCATCATCTACACCTCGCTGGTGGCGATGATGCAGGAGGACATGAAGAAGCTGATCGCGTACTCCTCGGTCGCGCATATGGGCTTCGTCACCATGGGCATTTTCGCCGGCACCATGCAGGGTGTCGCCGGCGGCGTGTTCCAGATGATCTCGCACGGCATCGTCTCCGGCGCGCTGTTCCTCTGCGTCGGCATCGTCTACGACCGCATGCACACCCGCGAGATCGCGGCCTATGGCGGCATCGTCAACCGGATGCCGCTCTACGCCATGACCTTCATGGTCTTCACCATGGCCAATGTCGGCCTGCCGGGTACCTCCGGCTTCGTCGGCGAGTTCATGACGCTGCTCGGTACCTTCAAGACCTCGATCCCGACCGCGTTCTTCGCCACATCAGGCGTCATCCTGTCGGCGTGCTATGCGCTCTGGCTATACCGCAAGGTCGTGTTCGGATCCTTGGTAAAGCCGTCGCTGATGACCATCAAGGACCTCACCTTCCGGGAGTGCCTGACGCTGTTCCCGCTGATCGCGCTGACGATTCTGTTCGGCGTCTATCCGCAGCCGGTGCTCGACATGTCGGCCGCCTCGGTCCAGCAACTCGTCAACAATTACAACACCGCTGTGACGGCCGTGAAGGCCGCCGCACTGCTCCAGTGA
- the nuoN gene encoding NADH-quinone oxidoreductase subunit NuoN, with product MSFETAGYQLAPVLPELLLAVGAMALLMLGAYRGQETTKTVTSLAVVLLIVVGALVYMQPAGKQVTFGGSFIVDDFARFMKILALIGSAVTLVLSTEFLSDPSRRIFEYSILVLLSTLGMMVLISAGDLISLYLGLELMSLALYVVAASNRDNAKSNEAGLKYFVLGALSSGMLLYGASLIYGFTGTVSFTGIATAATSANVGLVFGLVFLLAGLCFKISVVPFHMWTPDVYEGAPTPVTAFFASAPKVAALAVFTRATLTAFPGIVPQWQQILVFVSIASMALGAFAAIGQSNIKRLMAYSSIGHMGFALVGLASGTVEGAQGVLMYIVIYVTMTLGAFSVILAMKRNGQAVEQISDFAGLSRTNPLLAFFFAMLLFSLAGVPPLAGFFAKWYVFVAAIKANLFTLAVIGVLTSVVGAYYYLAVVKTMYFDEPAGQVDPVRVEVRTVLAVAGLFNILFALFAGPVVSVASAAAKSLF from the coding sequence ATGAGCTTTGAGACTGCAGGATATCAACTGGCGCCGGTGCTGCCCGAGCTCTTGCTCGCGGTCGGCGCGATGGCGCTTCTGATGCTGGGAGCCTATCGCGGGCAGGAGACGACCAAGACCGTCACCTCGCTGGCGGTGGTGCTGCTGATCGTGGTCGGCGCGCTCGTCTACATGCAGCCCGCGGGCAAGCAGGTCACCTTCGGTGGCAGCTTCATTGTCGACGATTTCGCCCGCTTCATGAAGATCCTGGCCCTGATCGGCTCGGCGGTGACACTGGTGCTGTCGACCGAGTTCCTGTCCGACCCGTCGCGGCGGATCTTCGAATATTCGATCCTGGTGCTGCTCTCGACGCTCGGCATGATGGTGCTGATCTCGGCCGGCGATCTGATCTCGCTCTATCTCGGCCTCGAATTGATGTCGCTGGCGCTCTACGTCGTGGCGGCCTCGAACCGGGACAATGCCAAGTCGAACGAGGCGGGCCTGAAGTACTTCGTGCTGGGCGCGCTGTCCTCGGGCATGCTGCTGTACGGCGCCTCGCTGATCTACGGCTTCACCGGCACCGTCAGCTTCACCGGCATCGCTACCGCCGCGACATCAGCGAATGTCGGACTGGTGTTCGGCCTCGTCTTCCTGCTTGCCGGCCTCTGCTTCAAGATCTCGGTGGTGCCGTTCCACATGTGGACGCCCGACGTCTATGAGGGCGCGCCGACGCCGGTCACGGCCTTCTTCGCCTCTGCGCCGAAGGTCGCCGCGCTCGCCGTCTTCACCCGCGCGACGCTGACCGCGTTCCCCGGCATCGTGCCGCAGTGGCAGCAGATCCTGGTGTTCGTGTCGATCGCCTCGATGGCGCTCGGCGCCTTCGCGGCAATCGGCCAGAGCAACATTAAGCGACTGATGGCCTATTCCTCGATCGGCCATATGGGTTTTGCCCTGGTCGGGCTTGCCTCCGGTACTGTCGAGGGTGCGCAGGGCGTACTGATGTACATCGTGATCTATGTGACGATGACGCTCGGCGCGTTCTCGGTCATCCTCGCCATGAAACGCAACGGCCAGGCGGTCGAGCAGATCAGCGATTTCGCCGGTCTGTCGCGGACCAATCCGCTGCTTGCCTTCTTCTTCGCGATGCTGCTGTTCTCGCTTGCGGGCGTTCCGCCGCTCGCCGGCTTCTTTGCCAAGTGGTACGTCTTCGTCGCCGCGATCAAGGCCAACCTGTTCACGCTCGCCGTCATCGGCGTGCTGACCAGCGTGGTGGGCGCCTACTATTATCTCGCCGTCGTCAAGACGATGTATTTCGACGAACCGGCCGGCCAGGTCGATCCGGTGCGCGTTGAGGTGCGGACGGTTCTGGCGGTCGCGGGTCTGTTCAACATCCTGTTTGCGCTGTTCGCGGGCCCGGTGGTGAGCGTGGCCTCCGCAGCGGCAAAGTCGCTGTTCTAG
- a CDS encoding biotin--[acetyl-CoA-carboxylase] ligase, which produces MGFALGPRAQAAGFKLAAFERTGSTNTDAIEHARAGERGPMWFVTSEQTAGRGRRQRAWIAPPGNLAASILEVMDVAPPVAATLGFAAGLAEEAALEKVSLEAALRLGEGRPRYALKWPNDVLAGGKKLVGIALEAEAVGDRLAVVVGIGTNVVAAPEGTPTPAVSLAALGVQISAEDLFAALSDAWVEFRGIWDNGRGFAEIRKLWLERAAGLGEKVAIHTGTMTLEGIFDTIDDTGCLIVRTAEGRRVPVAAGEVFFGPAASVGAA; this is translated from the coding sequence ATGGGGTTCGCGCTCGGTCCTCGCGCACAGGCCGCGGGCTTCAAGCTCGCGGCTTTCGAACGGACCGGCTCGACCAATACCGACGCGATCGAGCACGCCCGCGCCGGCGAACGCGGCCCGATGTGGTTCGTGACGTCCGAGCAGACTGCCGGCCGCGGCCGGCGCCAGCGCGCCTGGATCGCGCCACCGGGCAATCTCGCAGCCAGCATCCTCGAAGTCATGGACGTAGCCCCGCCGGTCGCCGCAACGCTCGGCTTCGCCGCCGGGCTGGCGGAAGAGGCCGCGCTGGAGAAGGTCAGCTTGGAGGCGGCGCTCCGCCTCGGCGAGGGCCGTCCCCGCTACGCCCTGAAATGGCCGAACGATGTGCTTGCCGGCGGCAAGAAGCTCGTCGGCATTGCGCTCGAGGCCGAGGCCGTTGGCGATCGTCTTGCCGTCGTCGTCGGCATCGGAACCAATGTCGTCGCAGCGCCGGAGGGCACGCCGACGCCGGCGGTCTCGCTCGCCGCCCTCGGCGTCCAGATCAGCGCGGAGGATTTGTTTGCGGCGCTGTCCGACGCCTGGGTCGAGTTCCGCGGCATTTGGGACAACGGCCGCGGCTTTGCAGAGATCCGAAAGCTCTGGCTGGAGCGCGCCGCCGGCCTCGGCGAGAAGGTCGCAATCCACACGGGAACGATGACGCTGGAAGGCATTTTTGACACCATCGACGACACAGGCTGTCTGATCGTCCGCACCGCGGAAGGGCGGCGGGTGCCGGTCGCGGCGGGCGAGGTGTTCTTCGGCCCGGCCGCCTCCGTGGGAGCTGCGTGA
- a CDS encoding ribonuclease J, with translation MARPDELVFAPLGGVGEIGMNLSIYGLGNRHQRAWLAVDLGVSFGDEEHLPGIDLIMPDISFLEKERKNLMGLVLTHAHEDHFGAIIDLWPKLQCPIYATKFSAALFEAKCAAERGAPNIPVTVVPSGGRVDVGPFNVEFIPVAHSIPEAHALAIHTEAGTVLHTGDWKIDPTPTLGAPTDERRLRELGEQGVLALIGDSTNAVRDGRSPSEAEVARTIIDLVKAAKGRVAVTTFASNVARIKAVAEAAKAADREVVVVGRAMERVVQVARETGYLDGVQSFRSPEVYGHLPQDKVLALCTGSQGEPRAALARIANDDHPEITLNRGDSVIFSSRTIPGNEKAVGSIINNLVLQGVEIITDRDHLVHVSGHPRRDELRDLISWVKPQLLIPVHGEALHLHEHAKLARAAGVPRVLVCRNGDLVKLGPGDPGIVGEVPSGRLYKDGMILEDAKSRAVVERRRMAFSGCAFVAIAMTEQGELADDPEVDLVGIPDKNRAGEGFDDIVFDAVVSTIEGLPRPRRRDPDALAESVRRAVRAVINEHWGKKPPCLVHVLTV, from the coding sequence ATGGCGAGGCCCGACGAACTGGTGTTTGCGCCGCTCGGCGGCGTCGGCGAGATCGGCATGAACCTGTCGATTTACGGCCTCGGCAACCGCCACCAGCGCGCCTGGCTCGCGGTCGATCTCGGCGTCTCCTTCGGTGACGAGGAGCATCTTCCAGGTATCGACCTGATCATGCCGGACATCTCTTTCCTGGAGAAGGAACGCAAGAACCTGATGGGCCTGGTGCTCACCCATGCCCACGAGGACCATTTCGGCGCCATCATCGATCTCTGGCCGAAGCTGCAATGCCCGATCTACGCGACCAAGTTCAGCGCGGCGCTGTTCGAGGCCAAATGCGCCGCCGAGCGCGGTGCGCCCAACATTCCGGTGACGGTGGTCCCGTCCGGGGGGCGCGTCGATGTCGGGCCGTTCAACGTCGAGTTCATTCCGGTCGCGCATTCGATTCCGGAAGCGCATGCGCTGGCGATCCACACCGAAGCCGGCACGGTGCTGCACACCGGCGACTGGAAGATCGACCCGACCCCGACGCTGGGGGCCCCGACTGACGAGAGGCGCCTGCGCGAGCTGGGTGAGCAGGGCGTGCTCGCCTTGATCGGCGATTCCACCAACGCGGTGCGCGACGGCCGCTCGCCGTCGGAGGCCGAGGTCGCCCGGACCATCATTGATCTCGTGAAGGCCGCCAAGGGCCGCGTCGCCGTCACGACCTTCGCCTCCAACGTCGCCCGCATCAAGGCGGTGGCCGAGGCTGCGAAAGCCGCCGACCGCGAGGTCGTCGTGGTCGGCCGCGCGATGGAGCGCGTGGTGCAGGTCGCGCGCGAGACCGGTTATCTCGACGGCGTGCAGAGTTTCCGATCGCCCGAGGTCTACGGCCATCTGCCGCAGGACAAGGTGCTGGCGCTGTGCACCGGCAGCCAGGGCGAGCCGCGCGCGGCGCTGGCGCGCATCGCCAATGACGACCATCCCGAGATCACGCTCAATCGCGGCGACAGCGTCATCTTCTCCTCGCGCACCATTCCCGGCAACGAGAAGGCCGTCGGCTCGATCATCAACAATCTGGTGCTCCAGGGTGTCGAGATCATCACCGACCGCGACCATCTGGTCCACGTCTCCGGCCACCCGCGCCGCGACGAGCTGCGCGATCTGATTTCCTGGGTGAAGCCGCAGCTTCTGATCCCCGTCCATGGCGAGGCCCTGCACCTGCACGAGCACGCAAAACTTGCGCGCGCCGCCGGCGTGCCGCGCGTGCTGGTCTGCCGCAACGGCGATCTCGTCAAGCTCGGTCCCGGCGATCCCGGCATTGTCGGCGAGGTGCCGTCGGGCCGTCTCTACAAGGACGGCATGATCCTGGAGGACGCAAAATCCCGCGCGGTGGTCGAGCGCCGCCGCATGGCGTTCTCCGGCTGTGCCTTCGTCGCCATCGCCATGACGGAGCAGGGCGAGCTCGCCGACGATCCCGAGGTCGATCTCGTCGGTATCCCCGACAAGAACAGGGCGGGTGAGGGCTTCGACGACATCGTCTTCGATGCCGTTGTCTCCACCATCGAAGGCTTGCCGCGGCCCCGCCGCCGCGATCCGGATGCGCTGGCCGAGTCAGTGCGACGCGCTGTCCGGGCCGTGATCAACGAACATTGGGGCAAAAAGCCCCCCTGTCTGGTACACGTGCTGACAGTGTAG
- the mce gene encoding methylmalonyl-CoA epimerase, which translates to MLGRLNHVAIATKDAVKAAKIYGAAFGAQISEAVALPEHGVTTVFATLPNTKIEFIEPLGEASPIAKFLERNADGGIHHVCYEVVDIIASRDTLVKEGARVLGDGVPKIGAHGKPVLFLHPKDFSGALVEIEQA; encoded by the coding sequence ATGCTGGGTCGGCTCAATCACGTCGCGATCGCGACCAAGGACGCCGTCAAGGCCGCAAAGATCTATGGCGCCGCATTCGGAGCGCAGATTTCGGAAGCCGTGGCGCTGCCCGAGCACGGCGTCACCACCGTGTTCGCGACGCTGCCCAACACCAAGATCGAGTTCATCGAGCCGCTCGGCGAAGCCTCGCCGATCGCAAAGTTCCTCGAGCGCAATGCCGACGGCGGCATCCACCACGTCTGCTACGAGGTCGTCGACATCATCGCCTCGCGCGACACGCTGGTGAAGGAGGGCGCGCGCGTGCTCGGCGACGGCGTGCCCAAGATCGGCGCCCACGGCAAGCCGGTGCTGTTCCTGCACCCCAAGGATTTTTCCGGCGCTCTGGTCGAGATCGAGCAGGCATAA
- a CDS encoding DUF1467 family protein has protein sequence MAIQISTAIAIYFVIWWIALFLTLPFGVRSQHEDGVGAPGTDPGAPILTRMGRKLIWTTIISAIIYGLGMAAYHAGYLSIERLSKMMGMPF, from the coding sequence ATGGCCATCCAGATCTCAACGGCGATCGCGATCTACTTCGTCATCTGGTGGATCGCGCTGTTCCTGACGCTGCCGTTCGGCGTGCGCAGCCAGCACGAGGACGGCGTCGGTGCGCCTGGCACCGACCCCGGCGCGCCGATCCTGACGCGGATGGGGCGCAAGCTGATCTGGACCACGATCATCTCGGCGATCATCTACGGCCTCGGCATGGCCGCTTATCACGCCGGCTATCTCTCGATCGAACGCCTGTCGAAGATGATGGGAATGCCGTTCTAG
- the mtnK gene encoding S-methyl-5-thioribose kinase: protein MAQEQGDYRILHEAALRDYLAGRPEIAALLGGEPPSWAITEVGDGNLNLVFIVKGGRGGIAVKQALPYVRLVGESWPLPLSRAHYEYLALSKQAQLAPGLVPALLHHNEALALTVMELLEPHIIMRKGLVAATQYPRFVDDISTFMARTLFFTSDLALSASEKKQGIAAFAGNHALCKITEDLIFTDPYRVAEQNRWTAPYLDGLAASLRDDMDLHVAIARLKLKFMASPEALIHGDLHTGSIMVTESETRVIDPEFAFYGPMGFDVGAVLANLLMAFFAAAGHERSPAERAAFEGWVLETIEQVWNEFARKFLDLWRSEASGDAYPVSLFAGERGVGRLEAERQAYMQRLFTDTVGFAAAKTIRRIFGLAHNIDFELIEDPKKRAISEARAVRLARAMMVEAAAFRTIADVTGAARKLRDWQPELSN, encoded by the coding sequence ATGGCGCAGGAGCAGGGGGACTACCGGATTCTGCATGAGGCGGCGTTGCGGGATTATCTCGCAGGCCGGCCTGAAATCGCCGCACTCCTTGGCGGTGAGCCACCATCCTGGGCGATCACCGAAGTCGGCGACGGCAATCTCAACCTCGTCTTCATCGTCAAAGGTGGGCGCGGCGGCATCGCGGTGAAGCAGGCACTGCCTTATGTGCGCCTCGTCGGCGAGAGCTGGCCGCTGCCGCTGTCGCGGGCCCATTACGAATATCTGGCGCTGTCGAAGCAGGCCCAGCTCGCACCCGGACTTGTGCCAGCGTTGTTGCATCACAACGAAGCTTTGGCGCTGACGGTGATGGAGCTGCTCGAGCCCCATATCATCATGCGCAAGGGGCTGGTTGCGGCAACGCAATATCCGCGCTTTGTCGACGACATCAGCACCTTCATGGCGCGGACGCTGTTCTTCACCTCCGATCTCGCGCTCTCCGCTTCCGAGAAGAAGCAGGGCATCGCCGCCTTCGCCGGCAATCACGCGCTGTGCAAGATCACCGAGGACCTGATCTTCACCGATCCCTACCGCGTCGCCGAACAGAACCGCTGGACCGCGCCTTACCTCGATGGCTTGGCCGCGAGCCTGCGCGACGACATGGACCTGCATGTCGCGATCGCCCGGCTGAAGCTGAAGTTCATGGCAAGCCCCGAGGCGTTGATCCACGGCGACCTCCACACCGGCTCGATCATGGTCACGGAGAGCGAGACGCGGGTGATCGACCCGGAATTCGCGTTTTACGGCCCGATGGGATTCGACGTCGGCGCCGTGCTGGCCAACCTGCTGATGGCCTTTTTCGCCGCCGCCGGCCACGAGCGCTCGCCGGCCGAGCGGGCCGCATTCGAGGGCTGGGTGCTGGAGACTATCGAGCAGGTCTGGAACGAATTCGCGCGAAAATTCCTCGACCTCTGGCGGTCGGAGGCCAGCGGCGATGCCTATCCGGTCTCACTCTTTGCCGGCGAGAGGGGTGTCGGACGTCTTGAGGCCGAGCGGCAGGCCTACATGCAGCGCCTGTTCACTGATACGGTCGGCTTCGCAGCCGCAAAAACCATCCGCCGCATCTTCGGTCTCGCCCACAATATCGACTTCGAGCTGATCGAGGACCCGAAGAAGCGGGCGATCAGCGAGGCCCGCGCCGTGCGTCTGGCAAGGGCGATGATGGTGGAGGCGGCGGCGTTTCGGACGATCGCTGACGTCACCGGCGCCGCGCGAAAATTGCGCGATTGGCAGCCGGAATTGTCAAACTGA